GGATTTATATAAATGACAACACAAGAACAAATAACATTAGCACCTGTACTGAAAGAAGAGCTAACAATATTTAAAGAAGAATTACAAGAGGCGTTCATGAAAGGGTTACAAGATAGTTTATTTGAGGCACAAAAACCAACTGAAATGGGACTACTCCCGTCTGATGAGGATTTCGAGCATTCGCTTACTGCAAATGAGTCGGTCGTGCGCCAACTTGTTCAAAACGGCGAAAGAATCGGTGGGGTTGTCTTAAAAATTAATAACGACACGCAGCGAAACGAAGTGGACTTCCTTTATACAAAGGCTAATGCACACGGCAAAGGTCTTGGGACAAAGGTGTGGCAGACAATAGAAGCAGCGTTCCCAGAGACGAAAGTATGGGAACTACACACACCGTACTTTGAAAAACGTAATATTCATTTTTACGTGAATAAGTGTGGATTTCACATTGTAGAATTCTATCACCGAGGAAATCCAGGTCCGAACGTTGAAGGTGAAGAGCCTGAATCTGATGAAGAATATGAGTTTTTCCGTTTTGAAAAGGTTATGACGAAAGCGAGTAGTGAAACGTAATGCAGGGCAAGGTGTCACAGCTTTGGACACTGATGAATCGCAGTTAAATTGCGAAGGGTCGATTAGTGTTTTTAGTTATCATTAGCTTAAGCAGGGCTTGCTGTATCATTGCTAACGATGAAGCTGATTAATCAAATTTCAGCATCTGGCTTTGCAGTGAAGTCGCTACTACCAGTCATTGCAATTTTAATTGTACAGGCGATATTAAGTGCTGTTCCGTTTTATATGATGCGTCGCTTAGGTGAAAAGGTTGTCGCAAATTTACGTACAGAAGTGTGGGACCATATGCTACATTTACGTTTATCGTATTATGATGCGCATGAATCAGGCGAAACGATGAGTCGGATTACGCAGGATACAAATGTCTTGAAGGAATTTGTGACTGAGCAGTCGTGTCCTTTGTATCAGGGCTTTTCGCAATTCTTGGTGCCGTTGTTTTTTTGCTATGGATTGACTGGAAAATGATACTGCTGTTACTCATTCCAGTCCCACTAACGATTTTTGTGATATATCCATTAGGTGAAAAAATGTACGCTATTTCGAAAGCAAATCAAGATGAGCTAGCATTCTTCAGTGGACGTTTAGGGCGTATTTTATCCAACATTCATCTAGTATTCTCTTCTTTTAAAATACATTATATAACTACATCTATAAATGCAGGAGCTATTGATTTCTATGAGGCAACCAAATTTCAAGGAAGGTTATCAAAAATTATGTAGGTGAAAGACAAAATCGAATCGTTTTTCAAAGAGTATTTAATCATTAAGATTTTATTTAGGTGGACTTTAAAATTTCAAACCTTCGTTTGGCGCATTTCATAAAAGAACGTTATTCAACAATATGGCCCGATTGTGGAATAGGAAGAAAAGTGCTAATAAAATAAAAAGACGAAACCCTTTTGGGTACCGTCTTGAACAATCATAATGTGTAACATTATATTCTGTTGTTGTAAAAATAATTATAGATAAATAAAATTTTATAGTCACCTTTTCACTTGTAAGTAGCAATTTAGTTATTAAATATTTGTTCGTAACGGTGGAAGAATGCCACTGTGTGCGCTCTTGCTAGAGAATCATTTGGTTTAAACTCTTCATTTGTTTTAGTAGTTGTTAAACCATTATCACGAAGGAATTTAATAGCCTCTGACTGAGATACGGTCTTACCATAATGCATTGAAGCTAAGATACGAGCGAAGTTACCTCGTGTGATATCCTTCCCTGCAATGGCTTGTTTGGATGCTGTGTTTGCACCTAGGACAGGTAGAGAGTATTTTGTAGCCAGTTGGTAGTTTACGTCTCCATACCATGAAGTATTAGCTTTCGTTAAAGCTAGTTCTGATGGTTTGAAGTAACGGAATAGGATAGATAACATTTGGTTTTCCGTTAAGTTCGTGTACGGTTTAAGTAAGTTTTCGTACTTACCTGTTGATGGGTTTTTCACATTTGGGTATCCACTTATGATACCGATGTTGACTGCCCACTTAAAATCCTCAGCCCAGTATTGGTTTGCATTGTAATCAGCAAACTTTGATACATCAACGTTGCCCGTTGTGGGCGGTGTTACTGGAGGTGTTGGTGTTGCAGCTGAGTAGTTTAAATAACTTGATGCTACATAGCCCTCTGTCCCGTCACTTCTTTTCACAGGATACCACACAAAATGGTTTTTCTTCATTGATACTTTTTCATATTCAAAAGGACCTGTAATGGTAACAATTTCACCTTCACGTAAAGTACCCAAAGAAGGACTATCCGTAGTAGGTCTTGTCCTAATTGTTACATTCGTTATTGCACTAACCTTTTGATTTTTTTCAAAATAATACTTAGATTTTGTTAATGGTAAATCAAAGTCATAGTTCATCGTTGAAAATTTAATATTTTCCCTGCTGTTAGAGTCATATTGAAAATGTTCACGTGAAAAAGGCAGCTCTGTTAAGTCTATTAATTCCAATTTATTAATAATACTGAGAATTCTTTCTTGATAGGCATTGGTATTTCTTTCACCAGTTGCTTGAACAATTGGACTATTTACTGGCTTAGTACCGTTATAAGCCATGATAGCGAAGTACCAATGTTCCAGTACATCTCTTTCTCCACCGTTGATGCTAGGTAAATCCTTTCGCTTAAACATATTATCTAGCGTCTCTACACCAGCTTGAATATTATAGACAATATCGCTTTTTAGTCTATCTTGGTTGTAGCCTGCTTGATTTGTAATTTGCATAATGCCTATTCCATTATCAGCTGTCACAATTGCTTCACCATTCTTATCAAAATGACGCCAATTTCCACTTTCACCTTCCGCTATTGCCTTCACAATTTCAGGAGGAACATCATATTTCAGTGCTGTTTCAGTTAACAAACAGTTCATTGTGGAATAATCAGGGTTTACTTTCGATGTCGAATTATACGCACATGTATTTGCAATATTATTAGCGAATACATTTTTATCGATGTTTATAGATAGAGAGAGGGTACCAATGGCAATAACACTAATCAATGGTTTCAATATCTTTTTCATATATGATTATTACACTTCCTTTCATAAGTATTTAAAGTTAAAAGATTCAAATATATGTTATCATAAACCCAATATTTGAGATAGAGGTATTAGTCATTTATTCCTTAATTTAACATAGTAGAATGA
This genomic interval from Lysinibacillus sphaericus contains the following:
- a CDS encoding GNAT family N-acetyltransferase, with amino-acid sequence MTTQEQITLAPVLKEELTIFKEELQEAFMKGLQDSLFEAQKPTEMGLLPSDEDFEHSLTANESVVRQLVQNGERIGGVVLKINNDTQRNEVDFLYTKANAHGKGLGTKVWQTIEAAFPETKVWELHTPYFEKRNIHFYVNKCGFHIVEFYHRGNPGPNVEGEEPESDEEYEFFRFEKVMTKASSET
- a CDS encoding SH3 domain-containing protein, producing the protein MKKILKPLISVIAIGTLSLSINIDKNVFANNIANTCAYNSTSKVNPDYSTMNCLLTETALKYDVPPEIVKAIAEGESGNWRHFDKNGEAIVTADNGIGIMQITNQAGYNQDRLKSDIVYNIQAGVETLDNMFKRKDLPSINGGERDVLEHWYFAIMAYNGTKPVNSPIVQATGERNTNAYQERILSIINKLELIDLTELPFSREHFQYDSNSRENIKFSTMNYDFDLPLTKSKYYFEKNQKVSAITNVTIRTRPTTDSPSLGTLREGEIVTITGPFEYEKVSMKKNHFVWYPVKRSDGTEGYVASSYLNYSAATPTPPVTPPTTGNVDVSKFADYNANQYWAEDFKWAVNIGIISGYPNVKNPSTGKYENLLKPYTNLTENQMLSILFRYFKPSELALTKANTSWYGDVNYQLATKYSLPVLGANTASKQAIAGKDITRGNFARILASMHYGKTVSQSEAIKFLRDNGLTTTKTNEEFKPNDSLARAHTVAFFHRYEQIFNN